In Yamadazyma tenuis chromosome 7, complete sequence, the sequence TTCCATGTCGATGGAGCCTTGATGGCCATTGGAACCACCTCTGGGACCGTCTTAGTGTATGGAGTTGCTGATGGGTCTGTGGCTTCCACTTTGGAAATAAAGTATCCGACGGTGGATAAGGTCCAGTTTGGTTTGAATGGATACTGGCTCTTTGTATCATCCAGTGATAAATCCGCTCACAGCTTGCAAGTTTTTGACTTGAGGAATCACTCGGTTGTTCACACCATCGACTTTGAAGAGCTTAATGACTTCGCAATTGACCAATCATGCTCTTTACTATTGACTTGCAACAGTAAGGAGATCAGTTTCCATAAGTATACTAAGAAAGGGAAGACTTGgaatgatttcttcaagagcGTTGAAGTGGAGTCTACGAGGAACTTGGTGATCACAAAATTTGAGAATGGAGTGATTCATGGAGTGCAGTTGGGGGAttccatcaagaacttcaagatcgaGTTCAATTAAACGACAACTGAGCTATCAAAACTGGGTACTTCTATAAAAAAGCAACCTTCCTACAAATTGCCATTCAACAAAACATCATTTTGGCACCTTATATACGTTTAGATTCTGTATTATATCGCAACattagctgcaaaatacTTGGGTGTGCGAGTTATTTACTGCAAACCCCTATTTATCACTGGTGCAGATATGAGACACTTTGAGTATGATTTGTACATGTCTCAACTAGATTTCTGTGAAACTAACATTTCATTTATCAAACAATaaaggttgcaaatggAGTCGGTTTGATTTTGCGGAACGAGGTACAAAAACTGAGTACTAGATTCTAGGTTTTTTCTATTCTATAACTCAAACCCTGTGCTTATGTAGTAGTTAGGATTGTCGAGTACAACTTTCAACATCTTAAATGCCCTGTTCCCTGTCCTTGAAAAGGATATCTATAAGGCTTTGCCGAAAGCCACAAATCTATCAAGACTCCTATTCATAAATCCTTTGAGTAATGGGTCCCAATAACCCTGGTTTAATTTTTTGCTCGTGCAGACTACAAAAAATACCCCAGAAAATACCTAAACACTGCCGTTTGCAAATCTCCACACCTCGTATTACAGCATATTATCCTCGCTTATAGAGGCGACGCTCAACTGCATCTCGAAAAGTGTTCAAAATACTAAAGGCGACATCATCAGAAAATTGTCCGGATTGAGGGTATTTTTCACACAACACGGCAAACTATTAGATAATCTTGTAGTGTAAATAATATTTAAATGCCTGGTTTGTTAAATGAATTGAGTCTTTGTTTAGGCAGAATAATTCACTGGCCGCCTCCAACAGTTAATAAGATGGAGATATCCTGGGTATTGGATATTTCAAACTTACcttcaagctcttcatATTTTAGAGTGATTTAAATGTCTGCCACGAGTGTTGATAGTGAACCAGTAGAGTGTTACCCAGAAGGGCTTTCTCAAGGGCTTCAAGTGGATATAATTCCTGTGTCCTCATGGCAGGATTCTTCCTATCTTCAATACATTGATGATACCACTCCAGTGGATACTATCTATGGAGTTACCGACGTGGACTTCATTTGGGATTCTTATTCTACCAGCCCTGTCGATCTATACGGAAGTAGCACAGTGGTGAATCCCCTTGGGTTGAAATTTACTGGTTATTTCCATGCTGGGTTAAGTGGAGAATATACATTCAATATCGATGCTATTGATGACAATATTGCTATTTTCATTGGTAAAGATATTGCATCAAGTTGTGGTTGTGATGGATTCAAGACTTCTTTGGATAAAGCACAAATTCGTTACAGCAATGTGATTTATGGATCAGGGACCAGTTTTAGTGTGTTCTTAGTAGGAGGATATTTCTACCCTTTCAAAATGGATTATTATAACTTGGATGGGcctcttgaacttgagatATCTGTGAACGATCCTAACGGAGAAACTCTTTCACAAGGCGATATTCCATTTTACTATAACACCGTACCAGCTTGTGAGTCCTCAAGCAGTTCAAGTAGTTCGGAGGCCTCAACCCTGTCAAGCAGTTCGGATGCCTCAAGTTCATCTGAAGCATTGAGCAGTTCGGAGGCTTCGAGTTCGTCTGAGGCTTCGAGTTCGTCTGAGGCTTCGAGTTCGTCTGAGGCTTCGAGTTCGTCTGAGGCTTCGAGTTCGTCTGAGGCTTCGAGTTCGTCTGAGGCTTCGAGTTCATCTGAAGCTTTAAGTAGCTCTGAAGCATCAAGCAATTCAGAAGCATCAAGTTCGTCTGAAGCTTCGAGCAGCTCTGaaacatcaagttcatctgAATCCTCCAAATCTTCAGCCTCCTCTGAGTCTTCTAATTCCACCAGTTTGGAATCCACCAGGAGCTCAGAATCCACAAGCTCAAAAGTCTCATCCTTCAGTAGTCAGACTTCTAACACAGCTTCTTCCAGTATTGACAATTCATCGTTTACATCCGAACTGTCACTTTCTTCTGGGACGTCCACTTCTGCTACTGAACTGTTAGATTCGGCTACTCAATTTTCTGGTTCCTCTTCGGAAACCAGTCAAGTCTCTGGGCCTTCAGTAGCTACAGATTCCTTAGACATCAGCTCAGCAACAGCTTCAGATTTATCGGATTCAACTTCCGTCATTACAGATTCTTCCAGTAGAATCTCCACTAAGGTCTCTGGTAGAGTTACAGGAGAAAGTACTTCATCTGCGACTCCTGCTGTCGTAACAGATACGGAATATACCCCTGATACCATTACTGCTTCATCTAGCACTTCCAGTGGAGGTACTACTAAAACATCTTGCAGCACAATCACTGTTTTCTGGACTTCCACTATTACCTCTACAACCACCACGAGTTGCTCAAATGGCGAAGAAACTGTGGTGGTTTACAAACCAAGTAACAGTGATGAGAAAACTTTGATAAGTGCTATTCCTGTCTCCCAAGAGCTTGTAGAAGTTTTGACATCTACTTATGCCGCCGAAGCAGCCAAAACACCTGTGGTGTCAACCATCACCGACTTCTCAGATATCAACGCTACCAGTGTAAGCGGTATTGGTACTGGTACTGGTACTGGTTCCGGAACAACTGGTGCCACCTCAATTGTGTCCTCGCTTTATAAGGGTGAAGGGTCTCAGACCTCCAACACCTTaactttggtgttgatttgCATGTTTATGTGGATTTTGACCTAATTTCCGTTTCTTGTATTTGTATACCCTTTATTGACAATAAATATCGTCTTCAGTCCTTCGGCTCTGTAGTAACTGGAAACGCTATCGCTGCATTGAGTTGTGTCTACGATATCCTGTTTGTCCTTGTTAGTCTACGCCGCACTCCAAATAGACCCAGTTTGATTTTGCGGAGTGAGGTGCGAAAACTGAATACTCTAGGTTTCTTCTATTCAAAACTTAAACCCTGTGATCATGGACGCTTCTGATAAACAAACCGTCGATAAACTTGTACAGCAGTGGCTAGAATTTGAtatcaaccccaaaacCAGAAATGAAATCCTTGAGCTACAAAAATCAGGAGATTATGAGACTTTGCACaagaagctcttcaaaCGGATAGCTTTTGGAACAGCCGGATTAAGATCTTCAATGGAAGCAGGTTTCTCCCATATGAACGACGTGACAGTTCTTCAGGCAGCACAAGGGTTAATTGCCTACTTGACCAAAAATGGCGGGGATTCTATCGTTATTGGCTATGATCACCGGTTTAACTCCCAGAGATACGCCGAGTTGACCGCCAGTGTGGCTATTTTGAAGGGATTCACCGTATACTACTTGGGCTCGACGACCTGCTTGTCAGAGGAATCACTCGCTTTATCGCCCACTCAATTCCAGGGGGAATTGAGTGGTGATAGGCTGTATGTTCATACGCCCTTGGTGCCATTTGCTATAGATCACTACAAAGCTTCGGCTGGGGTCATGGTGACGGCCTCCCACAACCCCGCCAACGATAATGGATATAAGGTATACTATGGGAATGGGTGTCAGATCATTCCGCCTATTGATCACGGTATTGCTCAGTCTATCGAACAAAACTTGCAGCCATGGAGCGATGAGGCGTGGGACGTGGTAGGAAACTTGGCGGGCctggacttgatgaagtctGTAAAGGaggccaccaccaaggcGTACATCGAGGCGGTTGCagagaagttgttggtgtttaaAGACCTTGACTTTGAGTTTGTCTATACACCAATGCATGGGGTGGGATACGAGATATTCGATAAagttttgcaactttttAATAACGTCAAAGTGACGGTGGTCAGTGCCCAAAAGGATCCCGACCCGACATTCTGGAGTGTGAAATTCCCCAATCCTGAAGAAAAAGGAGCTTTGGACATGGCCATAAAAACCGCCGACGAAAAGGGCATACTGCTTGTGGTGGCCAACGACCCCGATGCCGATAGGTTTTCGGTAGCGGTGAAGACTGATGATTGCTGGAAGCAGCTCACCGGGAACGAAATAGGGTTTCTCTTTGGTCAATATGTCATTGAGAACACTCCCAAGAACACCTTGAAACACACATATCTCGTGAACTCAACCGTGTCTTCGCAAATATTTGCATCAATGTCTGTAATTGAGGGCTTTAACTTCCAGGATACCTTGACTGGATTCAAGTGGATTGGAAATAAGGCCATtgatttgaaatcaaaaggCTACCATGTTCCGTTTGGATACGAAGAAGCTATAGGATTCATGTTTGACGTGGTTAACGACAAGGACGGGATTTCGGCTGCGGTGGTATGGTTGCAAATGTATAACCAGTGGTTTGCGTCCCACCAACAGACTCCATTTGACAAGTTAAACCTGGGTTATGCCAAGTACGGCTATTCCAAAGAGTGTAACGGGTACTATAAACTTGACAGGTTGGAAAAGACCGACCAGATTTTTACAGCCATTAGAGCCTCCTACCCCGGAGATTCACCCCTGACCATTGGGCCTTTTGTGGTCACCTACTGGAGAGATTTAACACTTGGATACGAATCGAGCACCAATGACCACAAATCGATTCTTCCCCACGACCCGACTTCCCAGATGATAACTGCCATTTTATCTAGTACAAGTGACCTGGGTAGCACCGTACGGTTCACCTGTCGAGGCTCTGGCACTGAgcccaagttgaaggtgtaTATCGAAGGAGTGTCACGTGACACGGGAGTTGCGTCCCTGTTGGCGCGTACATGCTGGCAGGTTTTACGTCAACATTGGTTCCAGCCAGATGTATACGGCTTGCAAGAAGTGGTAAACTCGTAGTGTTTAATTATTTAGCATAAATACACCAGTTGTTTGGTGGACGCCATATTTTTGCGGCACGTCTGTGAGGTGCGAATCAATGAAGTTTTCGCAAACAAACCTGGCAAGAACAACATCAATATGGGTCAGCAATTTAATTCTGAGCTCCCGGTGCACCACCGGTTCAGCCCGAAAAAGAACGTGTTAATTATCACCACAAAGCGATTGTTGGTGGGCATCACTGCGCTCGTGGTGCTCTTCTTACTCGTTGGCAATGGTTCCAAGGTGATACCTGAGCTTCAAGCACAGGAGATTGATACTCAAATAATCGACAATAATCTCGAGGTCTCGTACGAGGAGACCAGCGACGAGAAGGTCTACGAGGTCACAAAGGATGGTGTGGCTGAGAGGTCAGCGGGCCCCGACTTTGAATATTACGATTTGAACCTGTTTACTGGATCGGCCCAAGGTATGAAAAATCAGGATGTGGTGCTTTTCTTGATGCCGCTTCGAAACGCCGAGCACGTCTTGTCCATGGCCTTCCACAACAtcatgaacttgacgtATGATCACTCGTTGATAGATATAGCGTTTTTGGTGTCGGACTGTTCAGAGGGTGACACCACTTTGGAAAAGACATTTGAATACAGTGTGGCTCTACAGAACGGAACGTTGGTGGACAAGTTGCAAAGGGAAGAGGCTATCAAGGCCAAGTACCGTCGGGGCTCGTCCGACTTGTACCAGTTGTACATGGACCAAGATTATATGAACAATGTGCGGAAATCGTATAACCCTAGATACTATCACAAAGATTATCTGAAGCCATTTAGATCCATCACCATCTACCGAAAGGATTTCGGTCAAGCTATTGGCCAGGGGTTCAGTGATAGACATGCTGTCAAAGTGCAGGGGATCAGAAGAAAATTGATGGGAAGAGCCCGAAATTGGTTGACCACCAACGCTCTCAAGCCCTACCATTCGTGGGTTTACTGGAGAGATGTGGATATTGAAACGTGTCCAGGGTCTGTGATCCAAGACTTGATGAAACACGACTATGATGTAATGGTGCCCAATGTGTGGAGGCCATTACCATcgtttttggtggatgagCCCCCATTTGAACAGCCATATGACTTGAACTCATGGATTGAATCGGACCCAGCATTGGAATTGGCATCCAAGTTagacgaagatgatgtGATAGTGGAAGGGTATGCCGAGTACCCTACGTGGAGAGTTCATTTGGCGTATATTCGTGATCGGAACGGTGACCCCAATGAAGCCGTCGATTTGGATGGGGTTGGAGGAGTGTCTATTCTTGCCAAAGCCAAGTTATTCCGACAAGGAGTTCACTTCCCAGCCTTCACATTCTTGAACCACGCTGAAACAGAAGCGTTTGGGAAGATGTCCAAGAAAATGGGTTTCCGGGTTGGAGGTCTTCCTCATTATACTATCTGGCACATTTACGAACCTAGCGAAGATGATTTAATGAAGATAGCCAAgcttgaaagaaagaaaagacGTCAAAAACAGACGAAGAACCCATAGGGTACAATGAAGAATCTAGATATAATCAACAGTAACATTTTCATATCAGTAGGAAGGCAGGTTTTTTAATCCACGCAAAATCGTTTGATTTTACTCAGAGATTGTTCACATCCGTATTGTTCATCATTAAAAATGTCACGCTGTGGACTCGAACCCGGTCGGGTTAACCCGGCCCAGTTGCGAGTGTGCCACCAGCAAAATTTCAGAACGAAAACCGCACAATTGCCTTGAGGCCTTGGCTTTTTGTCACGTGACCTGATTACTTTCGGTAATCCTTCAACTGAAGATTCTAATGGATACCATTTGAGTCGATCATGAAGGTTAGTTGTTTACGAACTGAAGAGTTCATGGAAATTTTGTTAGTTGCTGTCAATGAACGCAATTGTGCGCAATTGTGGAAAAAGGTTGTTCCTTAGTGGGGTATATGATCCTTCTTGACGTGTGTTCTCGATCATCACGGTTAAAAATGTCTGAGTATCACTAGCATAGGCAGTACAAGGTACAGAGAAGGCAGTGTCGTCAACGACAAAAAAATTGTTCCATTAACAAAGTCCCCCACGACAGATTCCCATTAGCAAAGTTCCCATAACAAAATTCTCATTTACACGGTTCCAACCACAAAATTGCAAAGTTTCACACACAAATCTCCAAATCTACTCCGGTTCTTTCACACCATCTTCGTATCATAACATTCCGAATGCCCCAAAATAAAATCACCTATTCTTAGCAACCCAGACCCCAAATCTTACCGCATTGGGCGAGCACCCGCCCATCTCGGAAGCCCGAAAGCTTAAATCAAGATGCTTCGTGGTTCAAAATTTACCAAAACAAACACACATTGGCGTCCCATCAGACAATCCAAACACCCGGCTCGCGAAACACGGCGGCTGCACCGGCTTGCCACACTCTACTACACGAAAACACGTCTGCCTCGTCAGCCGAACCAACAAACACACGAGGGCGGGTGTCCTGCACACACCTGCAGCCCGTCTCCCCTTGTTGCGTCGAGGTGCACTAAACTGATGGGCTTCTTTGTTGCTAAATAGGGCTGATCTTCGTGGAACGGGAAAGCCTATTGCTGCAACTGGAATGCACAAAGTGCATGGCCTCAAAATACAAATAGCTCCAGATAACAAACACGACTCTATACACCCATGCATGCATTGGCCTCTGTCCCGCGTATCTATGCCCGTccccaccaccacaaagGTGGGCTAAACGAGTGCTGGGCTCCACACCTCATAACAAAAAAGCCGCCGGGGACGTAGTTACACCGTGTTTAAAATTTAACTATATTGAGTAAATCATCCTCGCAAATAGTAGGCACAGCATCGTCTCAAGCAAGGAATAATACATATAACCCTGGTGGAGTTATCACGTTGTGTTATATATATTGTTTCTGTGGTTGAAACATTTAGCATTTTGTGGGTGTTTTTATAAACTGTTAGTGGTTGATTTAGTGGGCCATTACACGTCTCTAGCTGTTTTGAAACTTAGTGAAAAAAAATACTCGAGAAATTACAACCTCGACTCTTTCTGTCTTTTTGGATACATTGCATTAATACATAGTCCATTCTAGTGCCTGGCCCGTGTTTCCAAACGTCTGCTGCCATAGCTACTagcatcaccaaaaaaacaAGGGATTTTCCCGCTGTCATTTTGCATTTTTCCTTCCTTCTGCTTTTACTAGCCAGATGAAAACAGCATTCTTCTTGTGCTACTTGGCGTCCTATGCTTTGGGGCTCCACCCCGTCAAGGACTTTCGGGTCAGcgacttgaaggtttcaTCATCCAAACAACGTGTGGTTTCGGCCAACTCCAACGCTGTTTCCTATAAAAAAGCCGACGATACCGAAAACGAACTCAGCGTCGTGGGGTCTGCCACCGCTACCGTCGTTACCACCAGCTCCTTGCCAAGCTCGGCACCCACGATCGCCTTAAACGCCGACGTCCAGATGGTTTTTTCCgataccaccaaatccatCTACTATTTGACGAGTCAGGTGATCGACAACAACACGAATTATAATGAGACATTCCAATTATTGTTGGACACCGGCAGCTCTGTGTCCTGGGTGTATAACGAATCGTGCACGTCGGATGCATGCACGCAGCAGACGGTGAACAAGTTTGATGACTTTAGCCAAAATTTGCACATTCTTTCCGATTTTCTGTTGACGTACAGCGGACAAAGCGTCTCGGGagacttgatcaatggGAAGGATAACGACATCAAATTGGTATTCAGCAACTTCGAACTCTCCAACTTTACGTTCGGTATTGCCAGCACCGTCCCTGATTTGTTTGACGGGTTTAACGTCAGTGGTATTTTGGGGATTCCCTCGTCCACCGCCAAAGGCGAcgacaaaaacttgatttaCCAATTGAACCAGGGTCAGTTAATCGACCTGCAAATGTTTGGCTTGTCATTGGTGTCGTCGAACCAGACGGTTGAGTACACCGATGACGACGGTAATGTGTTGTCGTTACCATCCAACTATGGAGGGTTGATTGTGTTTGGATCCAAGGCCATCGATGACCagtccaacttcatcgagtccgGCTCCAACATCTCCTTCACCCCCATCGTTGAGAACGACAACGACTATTGGTTGATCGACTTGAAAAACATCCAGGTCGACAACGGTACAGTTGTTAAAGCATTGAATTCGTCTGACTCTTCACGTAAAACCATCATCGATACTGGGACCACTGGATTTGTGTTGCCGTTGACGGATGCCAATACTCTCCATGAGAAGTTGTTTGGAAGCGACTTAGTCACCGATAACAATGGTAATTATGCTTTTCCTTGCGATGCTGAAGATCAGAAGTTcaccttcaccatcaacgaCCACGACTTTGAAATCAGCGTCAGTGACTTCAAAGGTGAGCAGTACACCACCCAGGGATTGACCGGAAACTGTGCGTCGATGATTCAGGGATTGAATTCCCAGCACTGGGTGTTTGGAGCCGCTTTCTTGTCGAAGTTCTACACGgtgtttgacttggatgCCAACCGAATCGGCTTTGGGGATGCTAGAATCACCAGCTATTCATTGCAGCAGAGCAATTCCGCCGGCACATCGGCTGTATACACGGGTGCTATTACGAACTCGTCGGTGAGCTCCACCAGCACTAGATCTGGATCGAGCATCGTCTCCACCTCATCCTCATCCATATCCTCACATTCACATTCTAACAACTCCACATCATCGactgatgatgataatgaatCTCATAACAGCGGGGCTGTTGTGGCCTACTCTGGACTCACTCTTCTCATGTCATTAATTCTGCACATTGTTTTATAGATAATCGTAATACCCCATGGAATTGTATTTGCAAATTTAATAAATATATACAAAAGTTTGTTCATGTTATTACCGTCAACCAGCTTAACACCGCATACATCAATGCTACTGGGTATACCGCAAGTAACACTCGGCCGGGTAAAACCCCCGAGCatttcaaactcaacaCTCCAGAGTAAATACTCCAACAACATAATACAAGCATCAATGCCAATCTCACAAGTTTCCAGGAGATTAATAGAGAGCACAACACTTCACCAATGGTGATGGGGAACATGGAATATCCCACAGCACTTATGGCAGACATAAACGAGATGTTCCCTCCAAGTAATTGAATATTTAAACCTATTATCACATAGAAGATCCACATGAAGCTGAACGACCCCGAAAACACCGAGTTTGTTTGCTTGGTGCTGCTGGACATTCCCAACACCACCGAATAGACTAACGAAAAGATCAAGGGGCCCCAGAGATCCCAGTCCAAGTTGTTTAATTCTATATTTTCAAAGGTGTTGATattctccaagtcttcttcgttaCCAACAGAAATCCGTCTTTCTCTGATGATCAGCTCCGGGATGTTGACACCATTCCTCTGAGCAAAATCCACGAGTTTACTTTGTTGTCTCTTCGCCAACTTGGCTAATTGAATTGGCCAGATCACAATAGTCAACCGcttccaaatcttcaacaaatctcTGGATAATGTCGTCAAGACCGGCTCATCGAGTGTGTCACCTCCGGTATATTGGTGCTCTCTGACAGTGTTGTTGAATGcattggaggtggtgaatGGAGTGAAAGTAGAAGACAAATCTACCTTCATATTCCAAGGAATTGACGAGAACATTGTATCGGATGCATTTTGGGAGGGTCCAGACGCAGTCGCCTGGGGAGTTGATTTGGGGGATGCTTGTGGTTTACTTGTGACaggaacttcttcatcggGGATGATGAAGTCGTCGATATCGTTTTCCGAGTAACTTGGTTGGTTCCAGGAGCCAGAcatttgaagttcaaaatGTTTATTTGTCGCGAACTGGTTTAGATAAGTAGAAAAGGTGGTTAACAAACCGGGGAAATTCCAGAAATGGGAAAGCTCTGTTGGGCAGGGAGAGTAGAAAGTGTGAAGAGTGAGGCATGTACGTAGACCGGGAGATTGCTTTTATAAAAGTCTGCAATCTGTTCTATTTATTTAAAAATGTGAATTTCACGAAAAGTAGAAGGACTCTCAATCGAGGTCCATTTCATCAACCAACTCTTGAAATTTACAGATAATTCGAAGCGTGCAAATGACAAAGCAAACATATATTTCTAAACAACGAAAGGTAAttcatcaccttcataGGAAAGAAACTTTCCCGTATCAGCAGCAGTAAGACCAGCCACAAccttcaatgatttctCAACCGATTCTGAGGGAGAAATAAAGCCAGCAGAACCCCAAACAGCCTTTGGCTCCTCTGCCATATCAGTTTCAACCAACCCTGGGTGCAACATCACCGTTGCTGAGTTCCTGACTAATTCATTTTCAGCCCCAGCATTTTGTTTAGCAATCTGGACCGCCAAATGGTTAACAGCAGCCTTGGAGGCACTATAAGCATTCCCCCCAGCAGGAAAACCGATTTGGGCTGCAATGGTGGAAAGGAACACGATTTTCTTGGTACCGGTACCCTTGAAAAGGTAAGGATACAAAGCATTATAAGCCTTTGCAGAACCTCCCACATTGATAGTGAGGACTTCAGCGTAAGATTCAGCATTATATTGTTCAGCTGGAACTAAGAATTTGGGACCGGAAATCCCAGCGTTTTGGATAAACACATCAATACCGTTTGGAGCcaaatgttcaagttgtttgaaagCAGCCTCAAACTTAGCGGAAGAGTCAGCCATGTCGAGGTAGatgatcttcaagttgtccCTGTTAAGGGCGGTCAAAGGACCAGCAGCCTTTTCACTTCTAACGGTTGCAATAaccaagttggatttgtcGGAAGTCAAGTGTTCGACATAGGCTAAACCGATACCTCTGTTGGTACCGGTGATGAAGTAAGTAGTTTGAGAAGACATTGTGATAGATGTTATaattgttgttgggaaTGAATTAGAATTGAAGGGGATAATCTACGTGTTTTATAGCCATATCAACTTACTGCGTTTGTAAGCTCTGCAGCAtattggctgcaaatatGTGTTTGAAATGGGAGTTATCCGAGTAGCCGGGGTGCGCGGCTGGGAATATTTATAAGCGTGCAAAAGTGCGGGTTACACTGGGGTCAAACGCAGGTTAGATCTATTTTTTTGCAGGCTTCCCCACATGATTAGTCAACTATCGGGCAAGTAGTAAGCACAGGGTTGGAACTTTGTATTACTACAAATATATAGGTCGTGGATATACCCAAGAATCCCCCGTTGCTTACGAGAGCCTTCCGTGGCTGGAGTCCCGAATTGCCGCTTCACGAGCATCGTCCAGTGCCATCACTTTGATGACTTTCCCAGGCACACCGGCTACCACCGTGTTGGCAGGCACATCGCGATTCACCACACATCCAGCAGCG encodes:
- a CDS encoding phosphoglucomutanse/phosphomannomutase (EggNog:ENOG503NXBY; COG:G), yielding MDASDKQTVDKLVQQWLEFDINPKTRNEILELQKSGDYETLHKKLFKRIAFGTAGLRSSMEAGFSHMNDVTVLQAAQGLIAYLTKNGGDSIVIGYDHRFNSQRYAELTASVAILKGFTVYYLGSTTCLSEESLALSPTQFQGELSGDRSYVHTPLVPFAIDHYKASAGVMVTASHNPANDNGYKVYYGNGCQIIPPIDHGIAQSIEQNLQPWSDEAWDVVGNLAGSDLMKSVKEATTKAYIEAVAEKLLVFKDLDFEFVYTPMHGVGYEIFDKVLQLFNNVKVTVVSAQKDPDPTFWSVKFPNPEEKGALDMAIKTADEKGISLVVANDPDADRFSVAVKTDDCWKQLTGNEIGFLFGQYVIENTPKNTLKHTYLVNSTVSSQIFASMSVIEGFNFQDTLTGFKWIGNKAIDLKSKGYHVPFGYEEAIGFMFDVVNDKDGISAAVVWLQMYNQWFASHQQTPFDKLNSGYAKYGYSKECNGYYKLDRLEKTDQIFTAIRASYPGDSPSTIGPFVVTYWRDLTLGYESSTNDHKSILPHDPTSQMITAILSSTSDSGSTVRFTCRGSGTEPKLKVYIEGVSRDTGVASSLARTCWQVLRQHWFQPDVYGLQEVVNS
- the VAN1 gene encoding Mannan polymerase I complex van1 subunit (COG:S; EggNog:ENOG503NZD7; CAZy:GT62), with the protein product MGQQFNSELPVHHRFSPKKNVLIITTKRLLVGITALVVLFLLVGNGSKVIPELQAQEIDTQIIDNNLEVSYEETSDEKVYEVTKDGVAERSAGPDFEYYDLNSFTGSAQGMKNQDVVLFLMPLRNAEHVLSMAFHNIMNLTYDHSLIDIAFLVSDCSEGDTTLEKTFEYSVALQNGTLVDKLQREEAIKAKYRRGSSDLYQLYMDQDYMNNVRKSYNPRYYHKDYSKPFRSITIYRKDFGQAIGQGFSDRHAVKVQGIRRKLMGRARNWLTTNALKPYHSWVYWRDVDIETCPGSVIQDLMKHDYDVMVPNVWRPLPSFLVDEPPFEQPYDLNSWIESDPALELASKLDEDDVIVEGYAEYPTWRVHLAYIRDRNGDPNEAVDLDGVGGVSILAKAKLFRQGVHFPAFTFLNHAETEAFGKMSKKMGFRVGGLPHYTIWHIYEPSEDDLMKIAKLERKKRRQKQTKNP
- a CDS encoding aspartic-type endopeptidase (EggNog:ENOG503NV4S; MEROPS:MER0078983; COG:O), whose amino-acid sequence is MKTAFFLCYLASYALGLHPVKDFRVSDLKVSSSKQRVVSANSNAVSYKKADDTENELSVVGSATATVVTTSSLPSSAPTIALNADVQMVFSDTTKSIYYLTSQVIDNNTNYNETFQLLLDTGSSVSWVYNESCTSDACTQQTVNKFDDFSQNLHILSDFSLTYSGQSVSGDLINGKDNDIKLVFSNFELSNFTFGIASTVPDLFDGFNVSGILGIPSSTAKGDDKNLIYQLNQGQLIDSQMFGLSLVSSNQTVEYTDDDGNVLSLPSNYGGLIVFGSKAIDDQSNFIESGSNISFTPIVENDNDYWLIDLKNIQVDNGTVVKALNSSDSSRKTIIDTGTTGFVLPLTDANTLHEKLFGSDLVTDNNGNYAFPCDAEDQKFTFTINDHDFEISVSDFKGEQYTTQGLTGNCASMIQGLNSQHWVFGAAFLSKFYTVFDLDANRIGFGDARITSYSLQQSNSAGTSAVYTGAITNSSVSSTSTRSGSSIVSTSSSSISSHSHSNNSTSSTDDDNESHNSGAVVAYSGLTLLMSLISHIVL
- a CDS encoding uncharacterized protein (COG:U; EggNog:ENOG503NX8V), which gives rise to MSGSWNQPSYSENDIDDFIIPDEEVPVTSKPQASPKSTPQATASGPSQNASDTMFSSIPWNMKVDLSSTFTPFTTSNAFNNTVREHQYTGGDTLDEPVLTTLSRDLLKIWKRLTIVIWPIQLAKLAKRQQSKLVDFAQRNGVNIPESIIRERRISVGNEEDLENINTFENIELNNLDWDLWGPLIFSLVYSVVLGMSSSTKQTNSVFSGSFSFMWIFYVIIGLNIQLLGGNISFMSAISAVGYSMFPITIGEVLCSLLISWKLVRLALMLVLCCWSIYSGVLSLKCSGVLPGRVLLAVYPVALMYAVLSWLTVIT
- a CDS encoding NAD(P)-dependent dehydrogenase (EggNog:ENOG503P3BH; COG:Q), producing MSSQTTYFITGTNRGIGLAYVEHLTSDKSNLVIATVRSEKAAGPLTALNRDNLKIIYLDMADSSAKFEAAFKQLEHLAPNGIDVFIQNAGISGPKFLVPAEQYNAESYAEVLTINVGGSAKAYNALYPYLFKGTGTKKIVFLSTIAAQIGFPAGGNAYSASKAAVNHLAVQIAKQNAGAENELVRNSATVMLHPGLVETDMAEEPKAVWGSAGFISPSESVEKSLKVVAGLTAADTGKFLSYEGDELPFVV